From one Triticum urartu cultivar G1812 chromosome 3, Tu2.1, whole genome shotgun sequence genomic stretch:
- the LOC125546758 gene encoding uncharacterized protein LOC125546758 — translation MPSPDAATGEASTPLSTRVRAFKIHPNVVRNFLDHHIRVKDQAARCGGSSFSSKSKDAARMFGCVIGMKSGQTVEILDSLDLLLDPVSGTLCRALLEKKEHYEKFFPGSVVLGWYSSRTMAAEQDTDMQIHKALMDAEGRAFYIVLNPAIYLSQMDLCVTIYDCVLGATDGSPQLNLVKFDCTTEVGVLLKCLFSYRYYRISSDRSTGFKRCFLCPNRAVCDVNLLPLEKIDVAQRPHQAFRTMLLETPSGFAMFSVSARLLKYPEEIWSWFTRLSDAHDAISTLGFIKVHDKSVARDSDVGPGKDLERFILKSTTTHALIVPDADLKFVIEKKLKVICWLDAHIVDELTWGLKYVLDKFLPEEKDSPCHLPLSKELEKKIKSYGFSVSPQVIDREFITTVGYLYELELTSESLSVFLHHKFDDCFYGRRLSDLEFAKAISDRLKSSEEMIPNYGEYSKQDIVRFTDYVLAAPGLKNDAILYLKKLERAARKYRLAVPDEQKKSMEFLRKAEARDKESKLVVNIEAAASKSKAVGKNKKDDDIDDSKPETRKRGVAGSVLKMPASNKKAKVATPSCQKTGDNKGAVHVAALHPAKNTGHTPPTSEKSHKFSSMEVLQQVKKEVIIERIFSKKCRFITLVKGLESFGINLSDASMKLRKKFATRASVFKGPTEKEQIAVKGDVSCDIVEFIRDTWSDVPKSAIYLRRGGRKFATA, via the exons ATGCCGTCGCCTGACGCGGCAACGGGCGAAGCGTCCACCCCCCTCAGCACACGCGTCCGCGCCTTCAAGATACACCCCAATGTCGTCCGTAACTTTCTCGACCACCACATCCGCGTCAAGGACCAGGCCGCGCGCTGCGGGGGCAGCTCCTTCTCGTCGAAGTCGAAGGATGCTGCGAGGATGTTTGGCTGCGTCATCGGGATGAAGAGCGGGCAGACAGTTGAAATCTTGGACAGCCTGGACCTCCTGCTCGACCCCGTCTCCGGAACCCTCTGCCGCGCCTTGCTGGAGAAGAAGGAGCACT ACGAGAAGTTTTTCCCTGGCTCGGTCGTTCTGGGGTGGTATTCTTCTCGGACTATGGCAGCTGAGCAGGATACCGACATGCAAATCCACAAAGCC TTGATGGATGCCGAGGGAAGAGCTTTCTATATTGTACTAAATCCTGCAATCTACCTCTCCCAGATGGATCTCTGTGTTACTATTTATGATTGTG TGTTGGGCGCTACCGATGGGAGTCCTCAGCTCAACCTTGTAAAATTTGACTGTACAACTGAGGTTGGTGTTCTCCTCAAGTGTTTGTTTAGTTATAGGTATT ATAGGATATCTTCAGACCGTAGCACTGGTTTCAAACGGTGTTTCCTCTGCCCAAACCGAGCCGTCTGCGATGTGAACCTACTGCCTCTTGAAAAAAT AGATGTTGCACAACGTCCGCATCAAGCATTTAGGACAATGCTGCTTGAAACACCGTCAGGCTTCGCTATGTTCAGTGTTTCTGCGCGTCTTCTTAAGTATCCTGAG GAGATATGGTCATGGTTTACTCGTCTAAGTGATGCACATGAT GCCATATCTACCCTCGGTTTCATTAAGGTTCATGACAAATCTGTTGCCAGGGATAGTGATGTTGGTCCTGGCAAGGACCTGGAAAGATTTATCCTAAAATCCACCACTACACATGCGTTGATTGTTCCAGATGCAGATCTTAAGTTTGTTATTGAGAAAAAACTT AAAGTCATTTGTTGGCTTGATGCACATATTGTTGATGAGCTGACGTGGGGTCTAAAGTATGTCCTAGATAAATTTTTACCTGAAGAAAAGGATAGTCCATGTCATCTCCCACTCAGCAAGGAATTGGAGAAGAAGATCAAATCATATGGATTCAGTGTCTCGCCACAAGTG ATTGACAGAGAGTTTATAACCACTGTTGGTTACTTGTACGAACTAGAACTTACTTCAGAGAGTCTCTCTGTGTTCTTGCACCATAAATTTGATGACTGCTTTTATGGGCGTCGCCTGTCTGACCTAGAGTTTGCAAAAGCCATTTCAGATAGACTCAAATCCTCCGAG GAAATGATACCAAACTATGGCGAGTATAGCAAACAAGACATAGTGAGGTTCACTGATTATGTTTTGGCGGCTCCTGGTTTGAAAAATGATGCTATATTATATCTCAAGAAACTGGAGAGAGCAGCTCGTAAATATCGTTTGGCAGTTCCTGATGAACAGAAAAAGTCCATGGAGTTCTTGC GAAAAGCTGAAGCAAGGGACAAGGAGTCGAAACTTGTAGTTAACATTGAGGCTGCAGCTTCAAAATCAAAGGCTGTGGGAAAAAATAAGAAGGATGATGACATCGATGATTCC AAGCCAGAGACTAGGAAGAGGGGAGTAGCTGGAAGTGTGTTGAAGATGCCTGCTTCTAATAAGAAGGCAAAGGTCGCAACACCGTCCTGCCAGAAGACAG GTGACAACAAGGGGGCTGTCCATGTGGCAGCTCTGCACCCGGCAAAGAATACAGGTCATACCCCTCCAACCAGTGAGAAGTCCCACAAGTTCAGTAGCATGGAAGTCTTGCAGCAA GTAAAAAAAGAGGTTATTATCGAGAGGATTTTCAGCAAGAAGTGCAGATTTATTACCTTGGTGAAAGGCCTGGAATCGTTTG GTATAAATCTGAGTGATGCTTCAATGAAGCTTAGAAAGAAGTTTGCTACTCGAGCCTCGGTTTTCAAG GGCCCAACTGAGAAGGAGCAAATAGCTGTGAAAGGGGACGTATCATGTGATATTGTGGAGTTCATTAGAGATACATGGTCTGAC